The following nucleotide sequence is from Roseivirga sp. BDSF3-8.
CTGAATAGTTGTATGAAGAGTAAGCTCAGGCACACCTTTACCCTCAGGGAAACCAGCTGCTTTCAAGTACTCAGCAGCTTTCTTAGGGTCATATGTGTATCCTTTTACTTTGTCACGGCTGAATGACGGCAAGGCCTCAGGCACGATACCACTGGTACCAGGTGTACCCAGTCCGTTAAGCAGGTAGCTAATCATCTCCTCACGATTGATGGCAGAGCTAAGTGCTTTACGGAAGTCTTTATTAAGAAGAGGGTGATTTTTGTTCTCGTACTTATCAGGGTTCATCATGAAACCGATGTACTCCGTGTTCAGGTAAGGCACCTTCTGCACGACAAACTTTTCTCTCAGTTCTTCTTTTACTTCACCGTTCTCAGCAAGGATCTGTTCTGTCAGGTCGGCCTGGTTACCGCTCATGAAGTCAAGCTTGCCCTGTTGGAAAGTCATAAACTCCTGGTTCTTGTCATTGATAAACGTAACCTGTACAGCATCCAGGTGAGGAAGCTGACGCCCATTTTCATCTTTTCTCCAGTAGTTTTCGTTTCTCAGAAGGATCAGGTTGTTACCCTCTTCCCAGCTTTTGAAAACGAAAGGTCCGGTACCAATAGGATGGGTACGGAAGTCTTTGCCGTATTTCTCCACTGCCTCCTGAGGTACTACAAAAGCGTAAGGCATAGTAAGAATCTCAAGAAAAGGACCGAAAGGCTTTTCGAGACGCAATACTAAGGTGTAATCGTCCACGGCTTCGATCCAGTCCTCTGCGATCTCTCCGTTTTCGTCACGCTTAACTTTGTCATTAAAGATCCACGCGCCAGTGCTCGCGGTAGCAGGATCCAGAATTCTTTTAAATGAATAAACGAAGTCGGCAGCCTTTATCTCACGGCCTTTACCTCCTTCAAATACTTCATTGTCATGAAAGTTGACACCTTTTCTTATACGAAACGTATAAGTAGTACCGTCTTCGCTGATCTTCCAGGTGTCAGCCAGGCTGGCTACCGGGTACAGATCCTCATTAAGCTCGAACAGGCCATTGAACATCTGGGTGGTAGCCCAGATATTTGCCTGGTTACGGGCAAAAGCAGGATCGAGGGAACTAATGCCCTCAGCCTGATTATACCTAAATACTTTTTTTTGTCCTGCGTCCTCACGGTCGGTTCCGCCACTGCTACTACATGACGCTAAAAACCCCACTACGGCCACGGACAATAGAAATTGTCTCAACATAATGCTGTCGATTTTGGAATGAAACTTCTATCTTTGCTATAAATCCGACCTAAATTTTGGCCTATTTTTGAATAAATAAAAACCCATTTATGCGAATAACTTACTACGGTCACTCATGCTTTCTCGTAGATACAGGAAGCCATAAATTACTTTTTGATCCGTTTATTACGCCAAATGAACTAGCCAGTAATATCGAAATATCATCCGTGGAGGCTGATTTCATACTCCTTTCGCACGGACACGAAGATCATATTGCTGACGTTATGAAGGTTTATGAAAACACAAAAGCCACGGTAATAAGTACTTACGAAGTGGTTGGTTACTTCCAAAAACAGGGTGTGGAAAACGCACAGCCGATGAATCACGGGGGTAGCTGGCAGTTCGACTTCGGAAAGGTAAAAATGGTCAGTGCAATCCATTCAAGCAGCTTTCCGGACGGTAGCTACGCTGGCAACCCGGCAGGTTTTGTGGTGCAGACCGAAAAAGATACTTTCTACTACGCCGGAGACACCGCACTGACAATGGATATGAAGCTGATTGCTGAGCAATTCAAAATTGATTTTGCTTTCATGCCTATCGGTGATAATTTCACGATGGACATCCATGATGCTGTCAAGGCTGCAGAGTTTGTAAATACGGAGAAAATCATAGGTATGCATTACGATACCTTTCCTTACATAAAAATCGACCACGAACAGGCAAAAAATATCGCGGCCAATGGCAAAAAAGACCTAACTTTGATGCAGATTGGTGAAAGTATTACTATATAATAAGTGTGAATGGGTAAAACGATAGCGATTGCCAACCAAAAAGGTGGAGTAGGCAAAACCACAACGGCTGTGAACCTTGCAGCCAGTTTAGCTGCATTAGAATACAAAACGCTGATCGTCGATGCCGATCCGCAGGCAAACTCTACCTCTGGTGTTGGGGTCAACCCGAAAGAAATCGAAACCAGTATTTACGAGTGTATGGTCGATGATATCGACCCGAAGGAGATTATACTTGAAACTGATATAGACTACCTCTACCTCCTGCCATCTCATATTGATCTGGTAGGTGCTGAGATAGAAATGGTCAATCTGCAATCCCGTGAAGAAAAAATGCGGGCTGCGCTAAAAGACTTACAGAATGACTATGACTTTATCATTATCGACTGTTCTCCCTCACTAGGTCTTATCACGATTAATGCCCTTACAGCGGCTAACTCAGTGATCATACCTGTGCAATGTGAATACTATGCCCTGGAAGGGTTGGGCAAACTGCTAAATACCATTAAGATTATCCAGTCCCGGTTAAACCCTGACCTGGAGATAGAAGGTATTCTGCTAACGATGTATGATATGCGTCTTCGTCTCTCCAACCAAGTGGTAGAAGAGGTACAGACGCATTTTAAAAACATGGTATTCGATACCCTGATACCCAGAAACATTAAACTAAGTGAATCGCCCAGTTTCGGTATTCCGGCTATTGCCCACGATGCAGAAAGTAAAGGAGCTATCAGCTACCTTAACCTTGCCAGGGAAATACTGGAACAGAATGGATTGGAACAGTAGCAGATGAGTGATAAGAAGCCGACTAAGCGTAGAAATGCATTGGGAAGAGGATTAGGAGCCCTCCTGGAAGACAGCGATACTTCTAAGGGAAAAGAACGTGGCTCCGGCCGTGAAGGCGGTGAGGTAGGTTCCATTAATGAGATTCCCCTTACACATATTGAAACCAACCCCTACCAGCCTCGTGTGCATTTTGACGAAGATGCCCTCCAGGAACTGGCAGAGTCTATAAAGACTCAGGGAATTATCCAGCCTATTACTGTAAGGCAACTGGATAAGGACCGTTTTCAGTTAATTTCCGGTGAGCGTCGCTTTCAGGCCTCTAAAAAAGCGGGACTAGAGAGCATACCTGCTTACGTTCGAAAGGCTAACGACCAGCAGATGCTGGAAATGGCACTTATCGAAAACATTCAGCGGGAAAACCTTAACCCCATTGAAATAGCCCTCTCATACCAGCGGCTTATAAGCGAGTGCGACCTGAAGCAGGAACAACTGGGTGAGCGTGTAGGTAAAAACCGTACTACAGTAAATAACTATCTGCGCCTGCTGCGCCTGCCTCCGGATATTCAAATTGCTCTTCGAGACGGTAAGCTTAGTATGGGTCATGCCCGTGCCCTTATCAACATTGACAATATAGATAAGCAGCTACACCTATTTAATAAGGTGGTTCGCGAAGAGCTCAGCGTCCGGAAAACAGAGGCCCTGGTACGGGAAGCCATGTCAGGGGGAGAACCCAAAAAGGCACCGGAAAAAAGCAAAAACCCTGAGCAGGAATACGAAATACGTCAGCTACAGACCCGCTTAAGTAGCCGGTTTGGCACCCGTGTGCAGGTAAAGGCAGACGATCAGCAAAAAGGAGAGATTAAGATCCCTTTTGTGTCGGCGGAAGACCTGAATCGTATTCTTGAAATCCTTGAAGAACAATGATCCGGTACGGGGCGGTTATCTTATTTACCCTGTCTATAGCCTATCTCATAGCCATACCGGCCCGGGCACAGGAGGTTATTACTGAGCAACCGGACACTGTCCGCAGCTCAAACCCTCTACCCGCCTATGAGGAAGACTCCGTACAGAATGCCGAGATCATCATTCTGAATGATACGGTTCCCCCCGGGCCTGTGTATGAGCACATGGAAAACAGGTCGATAGATGAGGTAGGCCTGATCAGCCTCAGACCGAACAAAAAAATCCCCGGACGAGCCTCGTTACTGTCCGCCGTTATGCCCGGACTCGGACAGGTTTACAATGGCAAATATTGGAAAGTCCCCGTCATTTACGGAGGATTTGCCATGTTCGGATACCTTATCAATTACAATAATGAGAACTACCAGGAATTCCGTGCCGCTCTTTTCGCAGAAATTGACGGTGATGATTCTACGGTGAATCCTTTTGAGGGAGTTCTTAGCGAAGCCTCTCTGAGACGCCGTACGGACCTTTTCAGGCGTAACAGAGATTTCAGTATGATACTTGCAGGCGTGTGGTATCTGCTGAATATAGTAGAGGCGCACGTGGATGCGCACCTGCAGGAGTTCGATGTAAGCGAAGATATTTCCATGCGCTTTGAACCTGTGGGAGGAAATAACGGCATCATGTTTGCTGGAGTGGGACTTACAATTATCTTAGACAAATGAATATTCTCCTGATCGGATATGGAAAAATGGGTCATGCTATCGAAGAGATAGCAAAAGAAAGAGGCCATACCATTACCGGTGCACTCAATAGCGAGGAAGAAAGAAATGCCTGGAAAGGTGAGGCAGATGTGGCTATCGAGTTTAGCCAGCCGGATGCAGCTTTCGACAACATCCATTTTGCTATTGAAAGGGGGATACCCGTAGTATCAGGAACGACAGGATGGCTGGAGAGGCAACACGACGTGGCTACTCTTTGCGAAAAACACAATGGCGCCTTTTTTTATGCCTCTAATTACTCCATCGGTGTTAATATATTTTTCCGCGTAAACCGCTACCTCGCCGACATCATGGGTCAGCAAGAGGGGTATGATGTGGAAATGGAAGAGGTACACCACACGGAGAAAAAAGACGCTCCCAGCGGCACAGCCATTACTCTGGCAGAAGATATCATTGAACGTGTAAAGCAAAAAAGCCGTTGGGTAAACGAAACTACGGAGGAAAAAGACGCACTGGGAATTTCCTCATTGCGGATAGACAAGACACCGGGTACTCACACCGTTACCTATTCATCTGACATAGACTCCATCGAGATAAAGCACACGGCTCATAGCCGTAAAGGCTTTGCACTGGGTGCAGTAGTTGCGGCTGAATGGCTCAGCGGCAGACAGGGAGTATTTGGTATGGATGATATGTTGCCATTTTAATCCGGCAGCTTAAATCTCAGATCTGATGAGCATTTTGACAAAAAAAGGAAAGGCTGAAGGACAAACAAGCAGTAAGCCTAAGAAAAAAAAATCCCAAACCCGGGAGTGGGCCGATGCAATTTTGTTTGCGGTGATAGCTGCCACCATCATCAGATGGCTGTTTCTGGAAGCGTTCACCATACCTACCCCTTCTATGGAAAACAGCCTGCTTGTAGGCGATTTCTTATTTGTAAGTAAAATTCATTACGGTCCGCGTACTCCTAAGACCCCTCTGCAGGTACCTTTGACCCATCAGACAGTTTGGTTTACTGACATTCCCAGCTATGTAGACTGGCTACAGCTGCCTCAGTATCGCCTTCCCGGATTCTCTGAGATTACCCGCAATGACGTGATCGTGTTCAACTACCCAAAAGAGATGGAGCACCCGGTAGATCTGAAAACGAACTATATAAAAAGGGCGATAGGCATGCCTGGCGATGTTCTTGAGATCAAAGATGGCCAGGTTTACATCGACGGTAAAGCGGCAGAAAACCCTGAAGGCATGCAGTTTATGTACATCATAGTACCCAAGAGCGGTCGCCTTCCTGACCAGGTTTGGGACCGGGTAGAGGTAAACCCGGAAGATGTCATGACAGTGCAGGCAGGCTACCTGGCGGCTATGAAACCTGAAAATGCCGAAGCCCTCAGAAATTATTCAAATGTAAGCTCAGTTGAGCGCTACCCTTTTAAGGAGGGAGAACTGGCAGGAGATATATTTCCCAACCCAAGCCGTTATGCCTGGAACCCTGACTGGTACGGCCCTCTGGCAATTCCAGCCATGGGTGAAACAATGGAAGTCAATGACGAAATGCTTGCCCAGTTTGGCAGTACTATAGCTAATTATGAAGGGCACGACGATGTGCGTATCTCTGAGAATAAGCTTTATATAAATGGCGAGGAGATAACAGAATACAAATGGCGCCAGAACTACTACTTCATGATGGGGGATAACCGTCACAATTCAGAAGACAGTCGCTTCTGGGGCTTTGTGCCGGAAGATCATATTGTAGGTAAAGCGGCCTTCATCTGGCTATCGCTGGACAAAAATGAAAGTTTCTTCAACAAAGTACGCTGGAGTCGCATCTTCAATAAGATTGAATAACCCCAGCGGGGTAAAAAAAACATAGCCTGTCCGCTTCCTCCGGACAGGCTTTTTTATTACCAGTTTATCTGAGGCTGACCCTTTTCCGCCAGGTAAGCATTAGCCTTACTAAAATGGCGATTACCAAAAAAGCCCCGGTTAGCCGCAAAGGGCGAAGGGTGAGCAGACTTAAGTACACAGTGCTTGTTTTCATCTATGATTTCCCCCTTTTTTTGTGCGTAGGCTCCCCAAAGAAGGAAAACAACGTCCTGTTTTTCAGAAGAGACGGTTCTTATCACTGCATCAGTGAATTCCTCCCAGCCCTTTTTCTGGTGTGAGCCCGCCGTATTGGCACGAACAGTCAGCGTGGCATTAAGTAATAACACCCCCTGGTCCGCCCATCGCTCAAGGTTACCCGTCGGAGGTATCTCTTTCCCTAAGTCTGCCTTGATCTCTTTGAAAATATTGACGAGAGAGGGCGGCATTGGGATACCGTCTTTTACTGAAAAGCAGAGTCCATTAGCCTGGCCCTTGCCATGATAAGGGTCCTGGCCGATGATAACTACGCGCACCTGCTCAAAAGGGCAGTGATCAAAGGCCGCAAAGATCCGCTTGCCAGGGGGATAGACCGTATGCTGGCTATATTCATCCTTTACGAAGGATACCAAGCTTTTAAAATAAGGCTTATCAAATTCGGGGGCTAGTTTCTCCTTCCAGGAGGATTCCATCCTGACATCCATGTCCAGCTGATTATTCAGATATGAAATGTATTATTTTGGCGGGATTATAGCGAAATGGTATGGAAACTTATAATTATTTTTGATGTTTAAGATCAGTAACCTGTATATAAGCAGCAATTCATGGTCAGGGAAATAACCGAAGGCATTAAAGTAAGTGTAGTGACGGAATATCAACCGGAATACTCTAGTCCGTCACAGATGCATTTTGTATTTACCTACCGTATCACAATAGAAAACGGCAGCGAATACACCATTCAGCTTCTGCGAAGGCACTGGTTTATCCATGATGCTAACAGCACGGTACGTGAGGTGGAAGGTCAGGGGGTAGTAGGACAGCAGCCTGTACTGGAACCGGGACAGACTCACCAGTATGTCTCCGGCTGCAACCTCAAATCCGGCGTAGGAAAAATGTATGGCACTTATCTGATGGAGCGTGTGGTAGATGGTAAGCAGTTTAAAGTGACCATACCCGAGTTCACCATGGTGGCCCCCTTCCGCATGAACTAGTAATTTGCCAATGTTCGACCCTGCTTATCGATTTTTATGGCACTGGCTGCATAGAGTGGATGCTCACAGCCTGCACTCCCCCTTGTTTTTCCAGTTTTATAATAAGGTAATACGGCCGAAAAAAGTCAGACCTCTCCCTGAAACAGTTGATTCGCTGATAGTGCAGGCAAAAAAAGATGGCCGGATAATAAACAGAAATGACCTTGGTGCCGGCTCTAAAGCACATGGTAATGAGGTAACAGTAGCTACCCTGGCCAAAAACAGTACTAGCACCCGACCGGTACGCCAGCTATTGCTAAATCTAACCTGTTGGTTAAACTCAGATACCATACTGGAGCTTGGCACCTCGCTGGGCTTTTCTGCACTCACGATGGCTTCAGCCAGACCGGAAGCCAATCTATTTACGGTAGAAGGCTGCCCCCAAACAGCAGCTATTGCTCAGGAAAATTTTAGCAAAGCTGCTGTCTCAACCATTGATCTCCACGTGGGTAACATTGACGATATCCTCCCTGATATATTGGATCAAGCTGGCCAAATCGACCTGGCTTACCTTGATGCAAATCACCAGTATGCCCCTACTCTCTCCTATTTTGATATGATCAGACCCTACCTGCACAGTGGCTCTGTGGTAGTCATAGGCGATATCTCATGGAGTAAAGAGATGCAGCGGGCCTGGCAGGAAATAAAATCGCGGCCTGAGGCAACTGCTACTGCAGATTTGCTGGATGTAGGAGTCGTGTTTATAACGCCTCTCCCCTACCGACTGTCTTACGCCATGGCTATGCCACGGGCTTCTGTAGCTCGATAAAAAGCTCTCTGTTCTGCCTGGGCGGGAGACTATTTTTGCAGCGCTCGAAGTGCAGAAAGTCGAAATATGATTTAAAATAGCCTTCGTACTCCTCTCTGAAACCACCAAAAGGAGGATGGTCGGTAAAGAGCGTGTCTTCAAAAAGAACCCCGGCAAGCTTTCCTCCGGGACGTAGCAATTCATTCATCTTTTCTGCATATGAAGTGCGCAATGCCGGGTTTAGTGCACAAAAGAACGTTTGCTCTACGATCAGGTCATAACTTCCTTCAAGGTCAAAGAAGTCTTTAAGAATAAGGTGTTCATCAGGAAAGGAGGGTGCTCTATACTTTAGATTTTTTAGTGGCACAGCAGATACATCCACTACCTGAACGTTTCGGAAGCCTTGCTCATGCAAATACTCTGCCTCATAGGCATTTCCTGCCCCAGGGATTAATATGTAAATATCTTTGTTATCTAATTGATCAAAGTAAGCCTTCAGAGGAGGCGTGATCGTTCCCACATCCCATTGGGTTTCTTGTTGATCATAGCGGTTAGTCCAGTAGGTAGAATCAAGGTTTTGGATATCTTCCTGCATAAATAAAAAAATAGGTATTTTTTAAGGATAAAAACAGCTCAATACATCTTTAGGCGGAACTAATTTTATACTTTCGCGTTAATTAAGTCTGAAAATTTTTAGCATCATGACAGATAATAAATCAGCAAAGCCTGAGAAAAAGAGCGGTAAGGGAAAGATTGTAATCCTTGTAATAGTAGCCGCTATTTTGCTAATTATCAACGGTGTTCAGTTCTTTCTGAACCAACAGGAAGAAGAAGCGCTCAAGTCTGATATGACAGAGATGTCTAATGAAAAGGCAGCACTGCAAACCAGGTTGGAGTCTATCAGCAATGAGCTGGACATGAAAATAGAAGAGATTAGAAAACTTGGCGGGGACGTTGAAGAGCTTGAAGAGGCCAGAAACCAACTCGAACAGGAACGGGAGCAATTAAGGAAAGCCTCCAATGCACAGATCGCCCGTCTAAGAAATAAGGTCGGCGGCTATGAGGAACTGCTGAAAGCAAAGGACGAAGAGATTGTAAAGCTTAAGGCAGTAAATGATGAGCTGCTTAACCAGAATACTGAGTTAAAAACAACGCAAAATCAGCTATCTGATAGTCTTTCCACACTTTCCTCTAACCTGAAAAAGCAGGCAGAGAAGGTAGAAGTAGCCAGCAGGCTAAAGGCTGAGAACGTGAAGGTATACGGGGTAAATAGCCGCGGAAAGGAACGTGAAGGTGAGTTTAGAAACCGCCAGGTAGAGCAGCTTAAGGTTTCTTTTAATCTGGAGCGCAACGATGTGGCTCCTATGGGAGGCCGTGACATTAAGATAAGAGTAATTGATCCGGATGGCAACGTTATTTTTGACGTGGCTAAGGGCAGTGGCTCCTTTATGTATAATGGCCGCGAGGCTTTCTTTACATCCAACCAGCAGATACTATTCGATAACACTGAGCAGGAGATCGTATTTGTATACGACAAGGGCAGTGAGTATACAGATGGTAACTACCGCGTAGAGATATTTGCCGATGACTACGTGATTGGTGAGAGCGAATTTCTGGTAAAATAATCTCATCATCAAAGTATTGAAAGAGGTTTTGTCTGCCGGCAAAGCCTCTTTCATTTGATAAATGCCCCCAAAATGAAGCCCTGGTCTTAATTTGGCATCTGGTATTGTGGAAACGAGAAATAAGTGCTATTTTTGCAGGCTCAATGACAAAACATTAATTTTCTGTTATAATGGAATTGAAACAGTACGAGACAGTATTCATTTTGACTCCCGTTTTGTCTGATACTCAGATGAAGGATGCTGTCGACAAATTCAGGAACATTCTTAAAGAGGGTGGTGCCGAAATCGTAAATGAAGAGACTTGGGGACTCCGTAAGCTTGCTTATGAAATCCAGCATAAGTCTACTGGTTTCTACACCCTTTTTGAGTTCAAGGCTAATCCTGAGTTTATCGCCTCTCTTGAAACTGAATACAGACGCGACGAGAAAGTTCTGCGTTTTCTCACCCTGGCACTCGACAAACATGCGATCGAGTTTAACGAAAGAAGAAGAAAGGGTGATTTCAACAAAAAAGAAGATAAAAAAGAGGAGGCTGCATCATGACACTTCAGAACGAACCTATCAACCGCAACGAAATAAAGAAGAAGTACTGTCGCTTCAAGAAGCACGGTATTAAGTATGTGGATTATAAAGATCCCAACTTCCTTTTAAAGTTTGTAAACGAGCAGGGTAAGATTCTTCCCCGCCGTATCACCGGTACAAGCGTAAAGTTTCAGAGAAAAGTGGCTGTGGCCGTGAAGCGTGCCCGCACACTGGCCCTTCTTCCTTATGTAACTGACTCGCTTAAGTAATTTTTAAACGCCGGAAAATATTCGACGATCATGGAAGTAATACTGAAAGAAGATATATCTGGACTCGGCTACAAGCATGATATCGTGGAGGTAAAGCCCGGATACGGTCGTAATTACCTTATCCCCCGCGGTATGGCTGTAATAGCCAACAAGTCCAATAAAAAACTGGCTGAGGAAAATGCTCGCCAGATGTCTCACAAAGCCGAAAAACTGAAGCAGGATGCTGAAGCGGTAGCTGAGAAACTTGAAAAATTGGAGCTTGAAATGAAAGCTAAAGTAGGTGAAAGCGGTAAGATTTTTGGTGCCGTTACTACACTGCAGATCAGCGACTCCCTTAAAGATAAAGGGTTTGATATCGATCGTAAGCAGATCACCTTCAATAGCGAAGTGAAGTCTGTAGGTGAGTACACTGCCACTGTAGACCTTCACCGTGAAGTGAAGCCTGAAGTAAAATTCAAAGTAGTAGCCGACCAATAATATTCGGCTCATCACAATATAGAAAAGGCGCCTGATGGGCGCCTTTTTTGTTACATTAGGGAGTAGCACCATGAGGTTAAGAACAGAAGTACACCCCGGTCCGGCCCCAAGCCCCATACACCCCGGTCAGCGTATACTTAGTATAGGCTCATGCTTTGCTGACTGCATGGGGCTACGGCTTCAGGACTATAAATTCCCTACCCTAGCTAATCCTTTTGGGGTGCTGTTCAATCCCCTGTCAATAAGTAAATTACTATGCAGCTCTCTTAACGGAAGCTCCCTAAGTGAAAGCGGCCTTATTGAAAGAAACGGACTTTATTTTCACTATGACCTGCACTCAAGCTTTCATAGCCAGTACCCGGAAGAGTTACTTGATGCAGGTAATAAGGCATTGCAACAAACCGGGAAGTTTTTAAGAAATACAGATCATTTGATCCTGACGCTGGGAACAGCATTTGTGTATTATCACCTCACCTCAGGCCAGGCCGTGGCTAATTGTCATAAGGTGCCCGCCGCTACCTTTGAGAAAAAACTGCTAAGCGTGCCGGAAGTGGAAGGCAGCCTGAACAACCTGCTAAAATGCCTAAAAGATCATGACCTGAACCCAGCCATCACGGTTACTGTAAGTCCCATCCGTCATATTAAAGATACCGCTACCCTTAACACAGTAAGCAAATCCACGCTAAGATTGGCGGCGCACTATTTGGCCACAAAGTATACTGATATACGGTACTTTCCCTCATATGAAATAATGATGGATGACCTCAGGGATTATCGCTTTTACAGGGAAGACATGCTGCACCCAACATCTCAGGCTGAACAATATATCTGGGATATATTTACACATACTACATTTACGGAAGAGGGTCGGAACTTTGCCAGGGAATGGAGTAAAATCCGCAGTGCATTAGCCCACCGGCCACTAAATCCCGGATCAAAAGAGCATATTTCATTTCTCAATCAAACTATTGGCAGGCTCAAAGGCTTAGAATCTTACGCCGATACATCTAAGGAGATAGCCGAACTCGAAAAGCGATTAAATGAATACGGACACTAACCGACTCAAACAGGAATCAAGCCCTTATTTACAACAGCATGCTCACAATCCGGTAGATTGGTATCCATGGGGTACTGAGGCACTGGAAAAAGCACGGATTGAGGATAAACCGATCATTGTGAGTGTGGGGTATTCTGCCTGTCATTGGTGTCACGTAATGGAACGCGAGTCTTTTGAAAACAAGGACATTGCAGACATTATGAATGAGTTTTTCATCTGTATAAAGGTAGACAGGGAAGAACGACCCGATGTGGACCAGATTTATATGGATGCGATACAAACAATGGGCCTGCAGGGTGGGTGGCCATTAAATGTTTTCCTTACGCCTGATCAAAAGCCATTTTATGGCGGCACATATTTCCCTCCGGCCCAGTGGGCCTCTGTTTGCCGCCAGATTGCAACAGCATACCGGGATCATAATGATCAGATTCGTGATTCGGCAGAAAATTTTGCTAAGGAGCTTAACCACAGTGAAGTAGCCAAGTATGGACTGACTGAGGAGCAGGGCGTGATTGCTACCGGAGATCTGCATCACATGTTTGCAGTACTTAACGGGCGATTGGATACGGAGAGAGGAGGCATGAATAAAGCCCCGAAATTCCCTATGCCTTGCATATGGGAATTTGTGTTTCAATACTATGCATGGAGTGGTAATGAGGAAGCCCTGAACGCGTTTGTCCTTACCCTGGATCATATGGCAGCAGGAGGTATCTATGATCAGGTAGGCGGGGGATTTGCCCGCTACTCGATAGATGCGGAATGGTTTATTCCGCATTTTGAAAAAATGTTATACGATAACGGTCAGCTTCTAAGCCTCTATGCAAAAGGATATCAGGCAACTGAAAAAGAGACCTATAAGCGGGTAGTATACCAGACTGTAGAGTGGCTGGAGAGAGAAATGACATCGCCACAGGGAGGCTTTTACTCTGCTCTGGACGCTGACAGTGAAGGTGAAGAAGGAAAGTTTTACGTTTGGACAGAGCAGGAGTTTGATAACTTACTCGGAAACGATGCCTCTCTGGCTAAGCAGCTATATCATATCAAAAAAACAGGGAACTGGGAAGATGGTAAAAACATACCCTATCGTGCGCCAGATATAGCTGAAAGCCTCACTGCAACAGGTATGGACATAGAGAGCTTGCAAAAGGCAATCGGAGAAATAAACGCAAAACTTTTAAAAGCCCGAAATAAGAGGATAAGACCGGGTACCGATGATAAAATACTTGCCGGCTGGAATGGCATTACACTCACGGGCCTGGCTGATGCCTACGAGGTTTTTGGCGAGAGCAGATTCCTGGAGCTAGCTGAGAGGAATGCGCACTT
It contains:
- the apaG gene encoding Co2+/Mg2+ efflux protein ApaG, which translates into the protein MVREITEGIKVSVVTEYQPEYSSPSQMHFVFTYRITIENGSEYTIQLLRRHWFIHDANSTVREVEGQGVVGQQPVLEPGQTHQYVSGCNLKSGVGKMYGTYLMERVVDGKQFKVTIPEFTMVAPFRMN
- the rplI gene encoding 50S ribosomal protein L9 — protein: MEVILKEDISGLGYKHDIVEVKPGYGRNYLIPRGMAVIANKSNKKLAEENARQMSHKAEKLKQDAEAVAEKLEKLELEMKAKVGESGKIFGAVTTLQISDSLKDKGFDIDRKQITFNSEVKSVGEYTATVDLHREVKPEVKFKVVADQ
- a CDS encoding GSCFA domain-containing protein, encoding MRLRTEVHPGPAPSPIHPGQRILSIGSCFADCMGLRLQDYKFPTLANPFGVLFNPLSISKLLCSSLNGSSLSESGLIERNGLYFHYDLHSSFHSQYPEELLDAGNKALQQTGKFLRNTDHLILTLGTAFVYYHLTSGQAVANCHKVPAATFEKKLLSVPEVEGSLNNLLKCLKDHDLNPAITVTVSPIRHIKDTATLNTVSKSTLRLAAHYLATKYTDIRYFPSYEIMMDDLRDYRFYREDMLHPTSQAEQYIWDIFTHTTFTEEGRNFAREWSKIRSALAHRPLNPGSKEHISFLNQTIGRLKGLESYADTSKEIAELEKRLNEYGH
- a CDS encoding O-methyltransferase, which produces MFDPAYRFLWHWLHRVDAHSLHSPLFFQFYNKVIRPKKVRPLPETVDSLIVQAKKDGRIINRNDLGAGSKAHGNEVTVATLAKNSTSTRPVRQLLLNLTCWLNSDTILELGTSLGFSALTMASARPEANLFTVEGCPQTAAIAQENFSKAAVSTIDLHVGNIDDILPDILDQAGQIDLAYLDANHQYAPTLSYFDMIRPYLHSGSVVVIGDISWSKEMQRAWQEIKSRPEATATADLLDVGVVFITPLPYRLSYAMAMPRASVAR
- the rpsF gene encoding 30S ribosomal protein S6 encodes the protein MELKQYETVFILTPVLSDTQMKDAVDKFRNILKEGGAEIVNEETWGLRKLAYEIQHKSTGFYTLFEFKANPEFIASLETEYRRDEKVLRFLTLALDKHAIEFNERRRKGDFNKKEDKKEEAAS
- the ung gene encoding uracil-DNA glycosylase; the protein is MDVRMESSWKEKLAPEFDKPYFKSLVSFVKDEYSQHTVYPPGKRIFAAFDHCPFEQVRVVIIGQDPYHGKGQANGLCFSVKDGIPMPPSLVNIFKEIKADLGKEIPPTGNLERWADQGVLLLNATLTVRANTAGSHQKKGWEEFTDAVIRTVSSEKQDVVFLLWGAYAQKKGEIIDENKHCVLKSAHPSPFAANRGFFGNRHFSKANAYLAEKGQPQINW
- a CDS encoding methyltransferase domain-containing protein encodes the protein MQEDIQNLDSTYWTNRYDQQETQWDVGTITPPLKAYFDQLDNKDIYILIPGAGNAYEAEYLHEQGFRNVQVVDVSAVPLKNLKYRAPSFPDEHLILKDFFDLEGSYDLIVEQTFFCALNPALRTSYAEKMNELLRPGGKLAGVLFEDTLFTDHPPFGGFREEYEGYFKSYFDFLHFERCKNSLPPRQNRELFIELQKPVA
- the rpsR gene encoding 30S ribosomal protein S18, with the protein product MTLQNEPINRNEIKKKYCRFKKHGIKYVDYKDPNFLLKFVNEQGKILPRRITGTSVKFQRKVAVAVKRARTLALLPYVTDSLK
- a CDS encoding chromosome segregation protein SMC, which translates into the protein MTDNKSAKPEKKSGKGKIVILVIVAAILLIINGVQFFLNQQEEEALKSDMTEMSNEKAALQTRLESISNELDMKIEEIRKLGGDVEELEEARNQLEQEREQLRKASNAQIARLRNKVGGYEELLKAKDEEIVKLKAVNDELLNQNTELKTTQNQLSDSLSTLSSNLKKQAEKVEVASRLKAENVKVYGVNSRGKEREGEFRNRQVEQLKVSFNLERNDVAPMGGRDIKIRVIDPDGNVIFDVAKGSGSFMYNGREAFFTSNQQILFDNTEQEIVFVYDKGSEYTDGNYRVEIFADDYVIGESEFLVK